The DNA region ATAAAGTGCAACGCACGGTTGATCGCAGCGGTTTGTGGCGCGCGTTAACCCCGCAGATGTTTCGGCTGGGACAATTGCTCGACGCATTGCAACAGGCGATAGACGACAACGCCCTGGTCACGGATGAAGCGTCGGCCATGGAGCGAATTGGCATCCAGCCGGTTATGGTCGAAGGTCAGGCTGACAATATCAAAATCACCCACCCGCAAGATTTGCGTTGGGCGGAAATGTATCTGAACAATCAACGAGGTGTTTGATGCGCATTGGTCACGGCTATGATGTTCATGCGTTGGTGGAAAATCGCAAACTGATTATCGGTGGTGTCGATGTGCCGCACACCCTGGGATTGGCAGGTCACTCTGATGCCGACGTGTTGCTGCACGCGATTTGCGATGCGCTGTTAGGTGCAGCGGCGATGGGTGATATCGGCAAGCATTTTCCTGATACCTCGGCAGATTTTAAAGACATCGACAGCCGCATTTTACTGCGTCATGTGCAAGGTTTGCTGGAGCAAAAGGGCTACGTGGTCGGCAATGTTGACGCCACGGTGGTTGCGCAAAAACCCAAACTTGCGCCGCACATTCCGCAAATGGTCAGCAACATTGCCGCGGATTTGAAAGTGGCCAACGATCAGATCAACGTCAAAGCGACCACCACGGAAAAACTGGGTTTTGAAGGCGAACAAAAAGGAATCTCTGCGCACGCTGTGGTGCTGCTTTGCGCCCGATAGGGGGCTTATGGTATCGCATGGGCATGCACCAGTTGCTGAAAACGCGCGGATAAATCGCTGAACACTGGCCCGGGACACTGCGCCAATGGTCGCCCATCAATTTCACGCACTGGAATTAATTCCGCACCGGTGCCGGTGAGAAAACATTCATCCGCAGTGTACAAATCATAGGGGCCCAAGGGCGTTTCCGCATGGGTTATTCCGGCGGCAGCGGCCAGTTGCAAAATCGCGTCGCGGGTAATGCCCTGCAGCGCGCCTTCGGTGACCGGTGGTGTCAGTAGCTGACCGGATTTCGCGATAAAAATATTATCTGCCGTGCCTTCGGCAACACGGCCAACATTATTCAGCAAAATCGCCTCGTCTGCCTGGGCATGGTTGGCCTCCATCCGCGCCAGAATGTGATTCAGATAATTCAAACTCTTGATGCGGGGATCCAGACCATCAGCGGCCAGTCGGCGCGTGCTGGCGATGATCAGGCGCGCGCCTTGGCGACGGATGCTGTCGCTGATCATGCTCAGTTGGTCGGCAATGATGAATACGGTGGGTTGCCGGCATGGGCGTGGATCAATGCCAAGCGGGCCTTCGCCACGGGTGATCACCAGTCGCAGATAGCCGTTGTCGCCGGCAAAGGCGGCAACCGTGTCATGCAGTGCCCGGCTCAGTTCCTCCGCCGATAGCGGCATGGGCAGGGCAATGGCACGGGCGGAATATTCCAGCCGTTGCAGGTGCTCCTGCAGGCGGAAGATTTTGCCCGAGTAGAATCGCAGTCCTTCAAAAACGCCATCGCCGTACAGCAGACCATGATCAAACACCGACACCTGTGCCTGGTCAGCGGGGACGATGTGGCCATTGATCCAGCAAACTGCCTGAGTATTCATAGAGATAGTTCCTTGTGGATTAATGTCAATACTATTGACCTATTAAATCCTGGCTTGTTTTGTATAATACGTCAATATAGATGACCTAAATCGAGTGGCCATGTCCCAAGAACAAGCACTGAATCAGGCGCTGGAAGCGATTCACTTTGGTTTTCGCGCCATCATCGCCAAGCCCGATGCCATCCTGGCGCAAATGGGGTTGGCTCGGACTCATCATCGGATACTGTATTTTGTGGGGCGGAATGCCGGCCTCAGCGTCAATGATCTGCTGCGCATCCTGGCGGTGAGCAAGCAGTACCTCAACCGGCCGTTGAAAGAACTGGTGGAACGCGGACTGATTGCCACCGAGACCGACCCGCAGGACAGGCGCGTCAAGCGGTTACAGTTGACAGCGCAAGGTGAGGCACTGGAGCGGCAGTTGACGGGCGAACAGCGACGTCGTTTGGCGCAGGTGTTTGCCGAAAGCAGTCAGGCAGACGTGGATGCCTGGCAACGGGTAATGCAACTCGTTGCTGATGCCCGATTTGATTGATGAGGATGAGGGCTTGCTGGCGATGTCTGGCAGGCTGACCCGATCGCGAGTGTTACTCAGTTCCACTCGCGGCGAAAGTGATTACGTGATCGGTATCCAGGCGAATGCCGATGGGCTTGCCGATGCAGTGGTTGTGATGGCTGGGTACCAGTGACAAAATTTCACGGCCACTGGGCAGGGTCAGCGTGTATAAAATCATCGCGCCTCGGAATGCCTTGGTTGCCACAATGGCTTGTAGCGAGCTGTGGTCGTCGTGGACCACAT from Gammaproteobacteria bacterium includes:
- the ispF gene encoding 2-C-methyl-D-erythritol 2,4-cyclodiphosphate synthase gives rise to the protein MRIGHGYDVHALVENRKLIIGGVDVPHTLGLAGHSDADVLLHAICDALLGAAAMGDIGKHFPDTSADFKDIDSRILLRHVQGLLEQKGYVVGNVDATVVAQKPKLAPHIPQMVSNIAADLKVANDQINVKATTTEKLGFEGEQKGISAHAVVLLCAR
- the ilvE gene encoding branched-chain-amino-acid transaminase yields the protein MNTQAVCWINGHIVPADQAQVSVFDHGLLYGDGVFEGLRFYSGKIFRLQEHLQRLEYSARAIALPMPLSAEELSRALHDTVAAFAGDNGYLRLVITRGEGPLGIDPRPCRQPTVFIIADQLSMISDSIRRQGARLIIASTRRLAADGLDPRIKSLNYLNHILARMEANHAQADEAILLNNVGRVAEGTADNIFIAKSGQLLTPPVTEGALQGITRDAILQLAAAAGITHAETPLGPYDLYTADECFLTGTGAELIPVREIDGRPLAQCPGPVFSDLSARFQQLVHAHAIP
- a CDS encoding MarR family transcriptional regulator, translated to MSQEQALNQALEAIHFGFRAIIAKPDAILAQMGLARTHHRILYFVGRNAGLSVNDLLRILAVSKQYLNRPLKELVERGLIATETDPQDRRVKRLQLTAQGEALERQLTGEQRRRLAQVFAESSQADVDAWQRVMQLVADARFD